A genomic window from Lycium barbarum isolate Lr01 chromosome 4, ASM1917538v2, whole genome shotgun sequence includes:
- the LOC132634814 gene encoding COP1-interactive protein 1-like, with the protein MTKKHRLREKVQSFFGSHVDPEKDEELKENKAEIEGKIQKIFAHIKGEGGRDEKEPLVELVQDFHNHYQSLYARYDHLTGKLRENVHGKHDKDSSSSSSDSDSDFSTKKKGKKNGKLEFTDATDGIKEELASANLEIIELKAQLMAAKEEKDQALQFEHQKALSKLQEAETTITSLTSEAERLKEENAKLLGEMVDVKESLEKSAKLEAELMQKVDEITRERETLQLELEALKIELPSVKEQLDSAEKEIAQLSQMQKATEKDNSSLSSKVLQLSEEIGQVKAMLDEKEKEISNLKKMHDAHKNEASTRLRGMEMDIDSLQSQRLEIEKQKEDELSALVKKLEEKEEEFSTNINNIQLEIESLNELKGKLEEQLEQQRNEANKKDEELESLCSQKLELEAELQKKAQEISGFSSEIESLKEEIANKSADSLKILEEKESSLSQVKDLEVELKSLQNLKQELEEQLASKDDKISEIERALTERESELAVLKKKSEDGETESSAQIAALTLQVSNLQEHLENLQVQKSEIESQLEAKTGETSEYLTQLEYLKEELTSKTSDGQRMLEEKEGLVVELREEKESLLSKISELENALAEKVDEHGTLQKKLEEVQNETSTQIVALTEEVDKLRQQTELLQTEKSQLELVTERGKQESTESLAQAENQNTELSQKIVDQEIKLKEQEEALGKLVEEKDGLVVQVNDLQAEVKSLCEQKSTLEENINGTNNEINLLKEERESFLRKISELENSLVEKVDEHVTLQKKLEDMQNEASTQTVEVNELRQQKEVMQTEKSQLELLIENGKQESTQTLAQAENQNTELSQKIVDQEIKLKEQEEALGKLVEEKDGLVVQVNDLQAEVKSLCEQKSTLEENINGTNNEINLLKEERESFLRKISELENSLVEKVDEHVTLQKKLEDMQNEASTQTVEVNELRQQIEVMQTEKSQLELLIENGKQESTQTLAQAENQHTELSQKIVDREMTLKEHEEAFGKLDDKLQEYKESLKLAEMKVEEITEEYQKNLESKDQKIEELDGKIEDLKRDLEMKGEETSTLVENVRNTEVKLRLTNQKLRVTEQLLTEKEEDHLKKEEKLLQHQKFLEERIATLSGLIAVYKQTQAKIVADISDKVNYTLTQIDTFSMKYEEDTGHLESRIYEILNELKVALNSIKVVGEEKKQLKKEIDSLVQQLKDEKECALVLKEKVEELEKTEKMELNQRSSLTETVHQLEEKIVTLQKMMAEKDEKMGEYERKMNDKDKGILDLSEEKREAIRQLCIWIDYHQSRYDDLIDMISKTRGRRQVTA; encoded by the exons ATGACGAAAAAGCATCGTCTCAGGGAAAAAGTTCAGTCCTTTTTTGGAAGTCACGTTGATCCAGAAAAAGATGAGGAGCTGAAAGAAAACAAAGCAG aaattgaaggcaaaATTCAGAAGATCTTCGCTCATATTAAAGGAGAAGGTGGCAGAGATGAAAAAGAACCTCTGGTGGAGCTAGTTCAAGATTTTCACAATCATTACCAATCACTGTATGCTCGTTATGATCATCTCACTGGAAAACTGAGGGAAAACGTACATGGAAAACACGACAAAGATAGTTCTTCCTCCAGCTCAGACTCCGATTCAGATTTCAGTAcaaagaaaaaggggaagaaaaaTGGTAAACTGGAATTCACAGATGCAACAGATGGCATCAAGGAAGAATTGGCAAGCGCAAACCTAGAAATAATTGAGTTGAAGGCTCAGTTGATGGCTGCGAAAGAAGAAAAGGATCAG GCCTTGCAATTTGAGCACCAGAAGGCTTTGAGCAAATTACAAGAAGCAGAAACAACAATCACTAGTTTAACTAGTGAAGCTGAAAGGTTGAAAGAGGAAAATGCGAAGCTTCTGGGCGAGATGGTGGATGTCAAAGAGAGTTTGGAGAAATCTGCAAAATTAGAAGCTGAATTAATGCAGAAGGTTGACGAGATAACTAGAGAAAGAGAAACCCTACAGCTAGAATTGGAAGCCCTAAAAATCGAACTTCCCTCAGTGAAGGAACAACTAGATTCTGCTGAAAAAGAAATAGCTCAGCTAAGTCAAATGCAAAAGGCCACAGAGAAAGACAATTCTTCACTATCATCAAAAGTTTTACAGCTCTCAGAGGAGATCGGACAGGTAAAGGCGATGCTAGATGAGAAAGAAAAGGAGATTTCTAATCTCAAGAAGATGCACGATGCTCACAAAAATGAAGCATCGACTCGTTTAAGAGGTATGGAAATGGACATTGATTCACTGCAGTCTCAgagattggaaatcgagaaacaGAAGGAAGATGAGCTCTCTGCATTGGTAAAGAAACTTGAGGAAAAGGAGGAGGAATTCTCAACAAACATAAACAATATACAACTTGAAATTGAATCCTTAAATGAACTGAAAGGCAAGCTGGAGGAGCAATTGGAGCAACAAAGAAACGAGGCGAATAAGAAGGACGAAGAATTGGAGTCTCTTTGCAGCCAGAAACTTGAATTGGAAGCAGAACTGCAGAAGAAAGCACAAGAAATTTCGGGATTCTCAAGTGAGATAGAGAGTCTCAAGGAGGAGATAGCAAACAAATCTGCAGATTCACTGAAAATTCTGGAAGAGAAAGAAAGTTCTCTTTCACAAGTGAAAGACCTAGAAGTGGAGCTGAAATCACTTCAGAATCTGAAACAAGAGTTGGAAGAGCAGCTGGCAAGCAAAGATGATAAAATTTCTGAAATTGAGAGAGCATTAACTGAGAGAGAAAGTGAACTAGCCGTTTTAAAGAAGAAATCTGAAGATGGAGAAACTGAATCATCTGCTCAGATTGCTGCATTAACTTTGCAGGTGAGCAATCTGCAAGAGCATTTGGAGAATTTGCAAGTTCAGAAGTCCGAAATAGAGTCTCAACTTGAGGCGAAAACTGGAGAAACATCAGAATACCTCACTCAGTTGGAATATTTGAAGGAGGAATTAACAAGTAAAACATCAGATGGCCAGAGAATGTTGGAAGAGAAGGAAGGCCTAGTGGTAGAGCTCAGGGAGGAAAAGGAAAGTCTCCTAAGCAAAATATCTGAACTGGAGAATGCATTAGCGGAGAAAGTTGACGAGCATGGAACCTTGCAAAAGAAGCTAGAGGAAGTGCAAAATGAAACTTCTACTCAGATTGTTGCCTTGACAGAAGAAGTTGACAAGTTGAGGCAGCAGACAGAATTGCTGCAGACTGAGAAAAGCCAGCTGGAGTTGGTAACTgaaagaggtaaacaagaatccACAGAAAGTTTGGCACAAGCAGAGAATCAGAACACCGAATTATCACAAAAGATTGTGGATCAGGAAATAAAGCTGAAAGAGCAGGAGGAAGCGTTGGGGAAGTTGGTGGAAGAGAAGGACGGTCTAGTGGTTCAGGTCAATGATCTCCAGGCTGAAGTGAAGTCTCTTTGTGAACAGAAGAGTACATTGGAAGAAAACATTAATGGTACAAACAATGAGATCAATCTGCTGAAGGAGGAAAGGGAAAGTTTCCTCCGGAAAATATCTGAATTGGAGAATTCATTAGTCGAGAAAGTTGACGAGCATGTTACCTTGCAAAAGAAGCTAGAGGATATGCAAAATGAAGCTTCTACTCAGACTGTTGAAGTTAATGAATTAAGGCAGCAGAAAGAAGTAATGCAGACAGAGAAAAGCCAGCTGGAATTGCTAATTGAAAATGGTAAACAAGAGTCCACTCAGACTTTGGCACAAGCAGAGAATCAGAACACCGAATTATCACAAAAGATTGTGGATCAGGAAATAAAGCTGAAAGAGCAGGAGGAAGCGTTGGGGAAGTTGGTGGAAGAGAAGGACGGTCTAGTGGTTCAGGTCAATGATCTCCAGGCTGAAGTGAAGTCTCTTTGTGAACAGAAGAGTACATTGGAAGAAAACATTAATGGTACAAACAATGAGATCAATCTGCTGAAGGAGGAAAGGGAAAGTTTCCTCCGGAAAATATCTGAATTGGAGAATTCATTAGTCGAGAAAGTTGACGAGCATGTTACCTTGCAAAAGAAGCTAGAGGATATGCAAAATGAAGCTTCTACTCAGACTGTTGAAGTTAATGAATTAAGGCAGCAGATAGAAGTAATGCAGACAGAGAAAAGCCAGCTGGAATTGCTAATTGAAAATGGTAAACAAGAGTCCACTCAGACTTTGGCACAAGCAGAGAATCAGCACACTGAATTATCACAAAAGATTGTGGATCGGGAAATGACGCTGAAAGAACACGAGGAAGCATTTGGAAAGCTTGATGATAAGCTGCAGGAGTACAAGGAAAGCCTCAAACTTGCAGAAATGAAGGTTGAAGAGATAACAGAAGAGTACCAGAAGAATCTTGAAAGTAAAGATCAGAAAATAGAGGAACTGGATGGCAAAATTGAAGATCTGAAGAGGGATCTGGAAATGAAAGGAGAGGAAACCAGCACACTGGTGGAGAATGTCCGGAACACTGAAGTTAAGCTACGGTTAACCAATCAGAAGCTTCGGGTGACTGAGCAGTTGCTGACTGAGAAAGAAGAGGACCACTTGAAGAAAGAAGAGAAGTTACTGCAACATCAAAAGTTTCTGGAAGAGAGGATTGCAACATTATCAGGACTTATCGCTGTTTACAAGCAAACTCAAGCGAAAATAGTAGCAGACATTTCAGACAAAGTAAATTATACTTTGACTCAAATAGACACGTTCAGTATGAAGTATGAGGAAGACACTGGTCACTTGGAGTCCCGTATTTACGAAATATTGAATGAGCTTAAGGTTGCTTTGAATTCGATCAAAGTAGTAGGTGAAGAAAAGAAGCAGCTCAAGAAGGAAATCGACAGTCTAGTGCAACAACTAAAAGATGAGAAAGAATGTGCATTGGTTTTAAAAGAGAAGGTTGAAGAATTAGAAAAAACAGAAAAAATGGAGTTGAATCAGAGGAGTAGTTTGACCGAAACCGTTCACCAACTTGAAGAGAAGATAGTTACATTGCAGAAAATGATGGCGGAGAAGGATGAAAAGATGGGAGAGTATGAAAGGAAGATGAATGACAAAGATAAGGGAATCTTAGACTTGAGTGAGGAAAAACGAGAGGCGATAAGGCAGTTGTGTATCTGGATCGATTACCACCAGAGTCGCTATGATGATCTTATAGATATGATCTCAAAGACTAGGGGAAGAAGGCAAGTAACTGCTTGA